A genomic window from Candidatus Methylacidiphilum fumarolicum includes:
- the glnA gene encoding type I glutamate--ammonia ligase, which produces MAEYYRRCATGEEVISFALEHNVKLVNLKFCDLLGTWQHFTIGLDLLTPESFSEGIGFDGSSIRGWQGIQESDMLVMPDPYTAFIDPFIAEPTLSLICSIYDPITLQTYSKDPRSIAIRAEAYLKSTGIADTAYFGPEAEFFILDSVRYDNQANFAYYEVDSVEGIWNSGKENGQNFGYKIRHKEGYFPVPPADTLQDLRDQMVLTLESMGIKVERQHHEVATAGQAEIDIVYNTLLRIGDDMMMYKYVIKNTARKYGKTVTFMPKPIFGDNGSGMHTHQSLWKEGKPLFAGNRYAGLSEMALHYIGGIIKHAPALTAITNPTTNSFKRLVPGFEAPVNLAYSARNRSAAIRIPTYSANPKTKRIEFRTPDPSANPYLACAAMLMAGLDGIQNRIDPGEPMEKNIYELPPEELKNIPKVPDSLSGAIDALERDHEFLMKGDVFTKDAIETLLTLRKKDYDMLRIRPHPLEFYMYYDI; this is translated from the coding sequence ATGGCTGAATATTATAGGAGGTGTGCCACTGGAGAAGAAGTAATATCTTTTGCTCTGGAGCATAATGTAAAACTGGTTAATCTAAAGTTCTGTGATTTATTAGGAACTTGGCAACATTTTACAATTGGTTTAGACCTATTGACTCCTGAATCTTTTTCCGAAGGAATAGGTTTTGATGGATCATCTATTCGCGGATGGCAAGGAATACAAGAATCAGATATGCTAGTCATGCCCGACCCATACACCGCCTTTATTGATCCTTTTATTGCCGAACCTACTTTGAGCTTGATCTGTTCAATATATGACCCCATCACTCTTCAGACTTATTCTAAGGATCCTCGTAGTATTGCCATAAGAGCTGAGGCTTATCTTAAAAGTACTGGAATCGCAGATACCGCTTATTTCGGTCCTGAAGCCGAATTCTTTATATTAGACAGTGTTCGATACGATAACCAAGCTAACTTCGCTTATTACGAAGTCGATTCTGTCGAAGGAATATGGAATAGTGGGAAAGAAAATGGACAGAACTTTGGATATAAAATACGCCATAAAGAAGGTTATTTTCCTGTTCCCCCTGCGGATACTTTACAGGATCTAAGAGATCAAATGGTGTTGACACTCGAATCGATGGGGATCAAAGTCGAAAGACAACATCATGAAGTTGCAACAGCAGGACAAGCAGAAATAGATATCGTCTACAATACCCTGCTCCGGATCGGTGACGATATGATGATGTATAAGTATGTAATAAAAAATACGGCTAGAAAATATGGTAAAACCGTTACATTTATGCCCAAACCTATTTTTGGGGATAATGGATCAGGGATGCATACCCATCAATCACTCTGGAAGGAAGGCAAACCTCTTTTTGCTGGAAACCGGTATGCAGGGCTAAGTGAAATGGCTCTTCATTATATTGGTGGTATCATTAAACATGCCCCTGCCCTCACCGCTATCACAAATCCAACAACAAATAGCTTTAAAAGGCTTGTTCCTGGTTTCGAAGCACCAGTCAATCTAGCCTATTCTGCAAGAAATAGAAGTGCTGCTATTCGTATTCCCACCTACTCGGCCAATCCCAAGACAAAGCGAATCGAGTTTCGTACTCCAGATCCTTCTGCCAATCCTTATTTAGCTTGTGCAGCCATGCTTATGGCAGGTCTTGATGGTATTCAGAATAGGATAGATCCTGGAGAGCCTATGGAAAAAAATATCTATGAGCTTCCTCCTGAAGAATTAAAAAACATTCCCAAAGTCCCCGATTCCTTAAGTGGTGCAATCGATGCCCTTGAGAGGGACCATGAGTTCCTTATGAAAGGAGATGTCTTTACGAAGGACGCAATTGAAACACTGCTAACTTTACGCAAAAAGGATTATGATATGCTAAGGATACGGCCTCATCCATTGGAGTTCTATATGTATTATGACATTTAG
- a CDS encoding P-II family nitrogen regulator — protein sequence MALYKIEAIIKPFKLEEVKEALTEIGIAGLTVTEVKGFGRQKGHTEIYRGSEYTVDFLPKVKIEIVLTEEILPKATEAIIKSAKTGKIGDGKIFVLPVTEAIRIRTEEKGENAI from the coding sequence ATGGCTTTGTATAAAATAGAAGCAATCATAAAACCCTTTAAATTGGAAGAAGTTAAAGAAGCACTCACAGAAATTGGTATAGCTGGCCTTACGGTAACCGAAGTCAAAGGCTTTGGCCGTCAAAAGGGACATACTGAAATCTATCGTGGCAGTGAATACACGGTTGATTTTTTACCAAAAGTGAAAATTGAAATAGTGCTTACGGAGGAGATTTTGCCAAAAGCTACTGAAGCAATCATTAAATCGGCAAAAACAGGAAAAATTGGTGATGGAAAGATTTTTGTTCTACCCGTTACTGAAGCAATACGTATTCGGACAGAAGAAAAAGGTGAAAATGCTATTTGA